The stretch of DNA GTTTACTTTTGGGCTATCGCAGCTCGGATCAAAAACAGCGAGGAGATGAACACGACTACTGCTGTCGGCGACGGTAATCTCGCATCCTGGGAAAATGGTCAGCTCCCTGTACCAGTCGGGTTTCGTGTCGCGATTTTTAAGTTCATCGTTTTTAGACTTTAAATCATCGATCCAGCCGCCCGAGTTGTGATCGGTCACGACCACGCAATCGAGACCGGATTCCATCGCTTTTTGTAACCAAAACTCCGGTTTGATCTTCTTGAGGGCATCATCTCCCCTACCATACTCTTTCGATGCAGGAGTATGCGTATGAAAATCAAACTTCATCCATTTACTTCCCGGAAAACTATACGTATCTGCCATTTCATTCCACTCCTCTGACTTTAGTACGCGTATCCGTCGCGGTAGAACGAAAACCTCACGGTGAGTTTATATTACCACTCTTACGGAAAGAACAAAAAGGACCCGACCTTTCGGTCGGGTCCTTTGGAGGTTACAGCAGGTCTTTCAGAAATTCCTGGGAATCTATGGGTATTCCCGCAAGCAGAAGCCTGGGGAGTATCGATACAAAACAAAAAGAGCAGGCTTGGCTTTGTCTGAAAAGTCAAGCCTACTCCATTAATGACTCTAATCGTTAGATCTGGCGATCATTCCGAGGTTTTTTTCGTTTCCTCTGACCTTAGCATTTCCACAAAGTTGACGGGGGGGAGGATCAAGGTGCTATCGGTATTCGCCATCAATGTGATCTGAGAGATTATAGATCTTACGTATGGGAACAGAATCGCTGCGGCGTTCGTTTCTATAAGCTTGTTTTTTAGATCTAGACCGACGCTGTCGTCCACTTGAAAAAAGCCTGAAACGGTAACACCGACGGAAAAAGGATAATTATTTTCTCTTGGTTTTTCAAATACATCGACGGAGATCGATAGAGAAAAACTATTTTCGCTTATGCTTTTCATCTCACGGTTTAAGCTTAAATCTAGAGGAATCATCCCTTCTCTTTTTTCATAGTTTGGATTCCCCTCAAAGCAAGCCCGTTCAAGCTTATAATCCGTAAATCTAAGAACACAACCGGTCGAAATCGTCATTTTACGAAGCAAGAGCAATCTGATCGCATCCGTCGACCAAGGTTCCTTTGAGGGAAAAGGACGTGTCCGACAGTGCATATTTCAGGGAAGATCCATGAAGAGGGACATCGCTATCCAGATTTTTCCAGATAACCGATTCGATCTTATCTATTAGTACATCGAAAAGTTCCCAGTCTCCATCGGAGGATTCAACCTCTACGGTGTAAAAAGACCCCCCCGAACCTACATGGACGACGGTTCCTTCAGTACCGTCCCTCAGCTTAACCATGTCAAGCTCATCTATTTTTGCATACATGTGTCGTCACCAACCTTAAAGTACTGCCTATTTTTTGCCAAGCTGTTAGCACCTTAGCTACTCGACCGTTTTCTCCCTCAATTTCGAGTATCAATTCATAACGCAACGATCCATCCGGAGTACAACCCTTTTCCGTTAGTCTGTCTACATTTTGCAACACAGCAGCCTTTATTTTTTCTATCAGCTTATCTCCATTAGACGAATTAAAGCCTAATACCGATTCGAAAACAAAAGCCTTATGTTTCCCCGAAGGGTGCTGCTCGTTCAGAGCATACCTGAAAATCTTAGCCTCAGGAATCTCTATGGTCAGATTATTTAAACTAGCCAAAACGCCTCCCCCTCAGGAGATCTCCACCGTCTATATATTCTAGATCCTATTACCCACCGCCAATCCCGTCAAGAGAGGTCAGACAACTCGATCTGTCCCGGTGATCCTATGCCCGTCGTTCCTCCAGCTGACCGG from Dethiosulfovibrio russensis encodes:
- a CDS encoding protein-export chaperone SecB, whose product is MTISTGCVLRFTDYKLERACFEGNPNYEKREGMIPLDLSLNREMKSISENSFSLSISVDVFEKPRENNYPFSVGVTVSGFFQVDDSVGLDLKNKLIETNAAAILFPYVRSIISQITLMANTDSTLILPPVNFVEMLRSEETKKTSE
- a CDS encoding DUF6883 domain-containing protein, producing MASLNNLTIEIPEAKIFRYALNEQHPSGKHKAFVFESVLGFNSSNGDKLIEKIKAAVLQNVDRLTEKGCTPDGSLRYELILEIEGENGRVAKVLTAWQKIGSTLRLVTTHVCKNR